Genomic window (Streptosporangium brasiliense):
TCTGGGAGGCCCAGAAGACGCCGAAGTCGCGGTCGCGCCAGAGCGGGCGGGCGGTACGGTGGCCGTTTCCCTCTGTCTGCGTCACGGGGTGACTATCGCCCATTCCAGGCGATGATCAAAGTCGTTCTCCCCGCCCGCTCGGGGACGTCCCCGTGCGCCCGGCCGCCGGCGGGCGGGTGGCGGAGCGCACGGGGGCTCACCGGGAGCGGTAGATCAGCGCCGGTAGACCTGCTCGCCGCCGACGAAGGTCATCGCCACCTCGGTCCGCCAGATGTCGGCGGCCGGTTCGGTGAACGGGTCGCGGTCCAGCACCACCAGGTCGGCGCGGTTGCCCGGGGTGATCGTCCCGGCGTCGTCGTCGTGGTTGATCCAGGCCGAGCCAGCGGTGTAGGCGGTCAGCGCGGTGGCCAGGTCCAGGCTCTGGCCGGGCAGGAACGGCGTCTGCGCCGTCGGATAGTCGGCGTGCACCGAGCTGCCCGGCTCGGTGCGGTTGACCGCCACGTGCATCCCCTGGATCGGGTCGGCGTTGGAGACCGGCCAGTCGCTGCCCGCGCAGAACCGGGTGCCCGCCTTCAGCAGGTCGGCGAACGGATACTGCCAGGCCGAGCGCTCGTCGCCCAGGAACGGGATCGTCAGCTCGTCCATCTGGGCGTGGTGGGTGGCCCACAGCGGCTGCAGGTTGGCCGTCACGCCGAGGGCGGCGAAGCGCGGCACGTCGGACGGCTCGATGATCTGCAGGTGCGCGATGTGGTGCCGGTTGGCCGGGTCGGTCCCCTCGAAGCTGTCCAGCGCCTCGCGGACGGCGCGCTCGCCGATCGCGTGGAAGTGCACCTGGAAGCCGTGCCGGTCCAGCTCGGCGACGTAGTCCTTCAGCAGCGCGGGGTCCACGTACGACAGCCCGGTGCCGCCGCAGCGGCAGTAGGGCTCGATCACCGCGGCGGTGAAGTTCTCGGTGATCCCGTCCTGCATGATCTTCACCGAGGTGGCGCGGAAGCGTTCGAGGCCCTCGGCCGACCGGCGGCGCTCGATGAGCTCGGGGATCTGCTCGGCGCCGCGCGTGCGGTCCCACCAGAGCGCGCCCACGACGCGGGCCTTCAACCGCCCGGAGGCCGCCGCCGCGATGTAGGTGGGCAGCTGGTCGTCGGAGCCCGCGTAGGAGCCGACGATGGCGTCCTGCCAGCCGGTGATGCCCTGGGAGAACAGATGGGCCTGGGCCGAGAGCAGCGCCTCGGACAGGTCCCGCGCCGTGGGGCGCGGGGTGAGCAGGCCCACCAGGTCCATCGCGCCCTCGTGCAGCACGCCGCTCGGCGTGCCGTCCGCGTCGCGCTCGATCCGGCCGTCGGCAGGGTCGGGGGTGTCGCGGGTGATCCCGGCCAGCTCCAGCGCCCGGGTGTTGACCCAGGCGGCGTGGTGGTCGCGCTGGATCAGATAGACCGGGCGGTCGACGGAGTCGAGCTGGGAGCGGTGCGGCAGGCCGCCCGGGAAGGCGGCCATGTCCCAGCCGCCGCCGTCGATCCACTCGTGGCCGGGGTTGGCCCCGGCGTAGGCGGCGATCCGCTCCAGATACTCCGGAAGGCCGTAGACCTCGGCCAGGTCGCACTTGGCCCGCTCCAGCCCGGCCTGGACCGGGTGCATGTGGGAGTCGGTGAAGCCGGGGGTCAGCAGGCCGCCGCCGAGGTCGACGGTCTCGTGGCCGGGGGCCGCCCGCCGTACGACGTCGGCCTCCGTGCCCACCGCGGCGATCCGGCCGTCGCGGACCAGCACCGCCTCGGCGAAGGCGTCGGCGGCCAGGAAGGCCCGTCCGCCGCGGAACAGGATGTCGCTCACTCGGTCACCGTCGAGACGCGGGGAAAGGCGTCGGGCAGATAGATCATGACTCTCCTTAACGTCCGGTGATGGAGTCGGCGACGCTCGCCAGGACGGAGGTCCGGCCGAGCCCGGCCTTCTCCCTCGCGTCGGCCCGCCGGTACAGGTCGTACATGGCGTGCACGCCGATCCACCGCAGTGGTTCCACCTCCCAGCCTCGCACCTTGCGGTCCACCCAGGGCAGCGCGGTCAGCTCCGTGTCCTCGCGCAGGATCAGGTCGCGCAGGGTGCGGCCGGCCAGGTTGGCGGTGGTTACCCCGTGGCCGGTGTAGCCGCCCGCCCAGCCGATGCCGGTGGCCCGGTCGAGGTGCACGGTGGCGCACCAGTCGCGCGGCACGCCCAGCACCCCGGACCAGGCGTGCGCGACCTTGGAGGCCCTCACCGCGGGGAACATACCGGTCAGCAGCTCCCACAGCGCCTCGACGGTCCACTCGTGGGTGTGGCCCCGGTCGTCCACGCGGGAGCCGTACAGGTAGGGCTTGCCGCGCCCGCCGAAGGCGATCCGGCCGTCGGCGGTGCGCTGGGCGTACATGTAGTAGTGCGCCATGTCGCCGAGCAGCTCGCAGCCCTCCCAGCCGATCGCGTCCCACAGCTCGCCCAGCGGCTCGGTGACGATCATCGAGCTGTTCATCGGCAGCCAGGTCCGGTGATACTGCTTCAGCTCGGCGGTGAACCCCTCGGTCGCGCGGATGACGTGGTCGGCGCGGACCGTGCCGTACGGCGTGCGGGCCTCGCGCGGGGCGATCTCGGTGACCGGGGTGCGCTCGAAGATCTCCACCCCCAGGTCGCGCACGGCCCGGGCCAGGCCGCGGGCCAGTTTGGCGGGCTGGATCCGGGCGCAGTGCGGGCTCCAGATCGCGCTGACCGCGCCGTCGACCCGCAGGCGGCTCTCCCGCTCGGCCGGGTCCAGCAGCCGGACGTCCTCCTCGGTCCAGCCCCAGTGGCGCTCGTGGGCGAGCAGCCGGCGCAGCCGCCGGTCCTGGGCGGCGTTGGTGGCGACCGTGGTGACGCCGCCCTTGACGATGTCGGCGTCGATGTTCTCGTCCTTGGCGACCGCGATGACCTCGTCGATCGCCTCGAACATCACCCGCTGGAGCCGCTTGGCCGCGTCCGTGCCGTGCGTGCGGGCGTAACGTTCCGGGGTGCCCGCGAGCTCGCCCACCAGCCAGCCGCCGTTGCGCCCGGACGCGCCGTACCCGGCGAACTCCTTCTCCAGCACCAAGACCCGCAGGCTCGGGCTGGCCTTCTTCAGGTAGTAGGCGGTCCACAGGCCGGTGTAGCCGGCGCCGACGATCACCACGTCCGCGTCGCGGTCGCCGTCGAGGGGAGCGCCGGCCGTGGGGATGCCGAGGGAGCGGTACCAGAAGGAGACATCTCCATTGACAAAATCCCCAGACCGGGGAACACGCGTGCTCATGGCCACATATCCTGCTATATCCGTCAATTACGACGCAGCATCCGACGGAAACCGTTGTAGAACCGCGTCATGGGTGATCATCTCTGACGTAACGGCGGGCTCACTCATGTGTAGCAGGTCTGTAACAGGACTCCGGCAGGCTGTGCCTGACGGAGGGAGCGTTCCGATGGGGTTTCTGAGGATACGTACGACGGTTGACGAGCGTCCGGGACGGTTGGCGTCACTGGCCGCCGCACTCGCCGAGAAGGGGGGCAACATCCTGGGCCTGAGCGTCCAGTCCGACGCGGACGGCACCGTGGACGAGTTCGTGGCCGAGATCCCCGCCGGGCCCGAGGCCGTGCGCGAGGCGCTGGAGGCGGCCGGCGGCCGGCAGGTCAAGGTCGTCGCCGCGACCGCCCACCAGCTCACCGACGAGCCCACCCGCGCGCTCCTGCTCGCCTCCCGCCTGCGCGCGATGCCCTGGCGCCTGCCCGAGCTGCTGGGAGAGCTGCTGCGCGCCGACGACTCCCGGTGGGTCTACGGTGCGGACATGAGCGACCTGCCGGACCCGACGCTGCTGACCGTGCCGGTGGCCCCGCGCCGCGCCATCCGGCTGCGCCGGGCGGAGCTGCCCTTCACGCTGACCGAGGCCGCCCGGGCCGCCGCCTTCGTACGGCTGGCGCAGCCCCCGCCCCACCGGCCGGCGGGCACCGAGCGGGCCGTCAAGCTGTCCGACGGCACCCGGACGCAGATCCGCCCGCTGACGCGGCTCTACCGCGAGGCGGTCCGCGACCTGCACGACCGCTGCTCGCCCGAGGCGCGCCGGTTCCGCTACTTCACCTCGATGCCCGTGCTGCCGCCCCGCGTCTTCGACCGGCTCTGCGACCGCACCCGCGGCCACTCCCTTGTCGCCGGGCACGACGGCCAGGTCATCGCGCTGGCCAACCTGATGTTCACCCCCGACCCCGGCATCGCCGAGATGGCCTTCCTGGTCGAGGACCGCTGGCAGGGCAGGGGCCTGGGCTCGGCGCTGGCCAGGATGATCGTCGCTGAGGCCCGTGACCTGGGTTTCGCCGAGGTCAGGGCCACCCTGCTGTCGGACAACGCGCGCATGCGCAGGCTCCTGGTCTCGCTGGGCGCGACCCTGGGCCACACCGAGGACCCCGGCGTGGTGGAAGCCAGGCTGGCCGTGGGCGTGATGGCGACGGCATCCCCGAGCTGAACCCGTCACAGGTCCGCCCGGTCCGGGATCGCTCAGGGGCCCCGGACCGGGCGGACGCTAGCCGTCGTCCCGCGGGCCCGGGTCCGCGGGCGCTCCCATGGCGTCCAGGCGGCGCTCGATGCGGTCCAGGCTCTCCTGGATCCGCTCCAGCCGCGCGTCGGCCGCCCGCCGGTCGCCGTGAAAGCCCTCCTCGGCGACCGGCGGGCGGCCGGGGCCGCCCCGCCCGATGAGCGTGAGCACCTGGGCGCGTACGGCCTCCAGCCGGGCGCCCCGCCCGGTGAGGACCTGGGCCGCGACGCCCTCGCCCTCGCGGATCAGGCCGAGCAGGATGTGCTCGGTGCCGATGTGGCCGTGGTGCAGGTCGAGGGCCTCCCGCAGGGACAGCTCCAGCACCTTCTTGGCCCGCGGGGTGAACGGGATGTGGCCGGGCGGAGCGTCGGCGCCTCGGCCGATGATCTCCTCGATCTCGTCGCGGACCTGCTCGCGGCTGATGCCGACGGCCCGCAGCGCGCGGTCGGCGGCGCCGTCCTCCCCGAGCAGGCCGAGCAGGATGTGCTCGGTGCCGATGTGGTCGTGGCCGAGCCGCCGGGCCTCCTCCTGGGCCAGGACCACGACACGGCGGGCACGGTCTGTGAAGCGCTCGAACACGAGTGGCCTCCGTGGGGGTGCCGGATTCCTAGCACCCACTATGCGCCAGGTTTCCCGTGAAGGGAGGGGCGTCCCGGTGCGGAATCCCGCTCCGCCCGCCGGCGGGGTGCCCGCCGGTCCGCCCGATTCCTCGGCGCTCGCCGGTCCGGACCGGGCTGTCCAGGCAAGACGCCATAGTCTTACATTTTTGTGTGAGATTAAGGCGCTATCTCTACCGCGTGCCGACATGGCGTGCGTAGGGTCGCCCCATGATGATCGACGCCTTCATCGACCTGCTCCCCAAGGTCGAGCTCCACGTCCACCTGATCGGCTCCGCCTCCGTCCCCACCGTCCTGGAGCTGTCCCGGCGTCACCCCGGCAGCCGGGTGCCCACCGTGGAGGAGGAGCTGCGCGACTTCTACGCCTTCCGCGACTTCCCGCACTTCGCCGAGGTCTACGGGGCGGTCAACGCCCTGGTCCGCGAGCCCGAGGACGTCGAGACGCTGGTGGTCGGCCTGGCCGGGGACCTGGCGGCGCAGAACGCGCGCTACGTCGAGCTGACCGTCACTCCCTACGCCCACCACGTGGTGGGCATGCCCATGCGCGCGGTCACCGAGGCGCTCGACCTGGCCGCCCGGCGCGCGGCCGCCGAACACGGCGTCCGGGTCGGCTACATCTTCGACATCCCCGGCGAGTACGGGGCCGAGGCCGCCCGGGTGACACTGGACCATGCCCTCCAGGAACCTCCCCGGGAATTGGTAGGTTTTGGCCTGGCCGGTATCGAGCAGAAGCGCCCGCCGTACCGGGACGCCTTCAGAGACGCCTTCCGCGCCGCCACCGCCGCCGGGCTGCGCAGCCTCCCGCACGCGGGGGAGATGACCGGCCCGGAGACCATCTGGGAGGTCCTCGACGGGCTGGGCGCCGAGCGGATCGGCCACGGCATCGCCTGCCTGGACGACCCCCGCCTGGTCGCCCACCTCCGCGACACCCAGATCCCCCTGGAGGTCTGCCCCACCTCCAACGTCTGCACCGGCCAGGTCGCCCACATCAAGGACCATCCCCTGCCGCGCATGCTGGAGGAGGGCCTGTACGTCACCCTGAACAGCGACGACCCGCCCATGTTCGCCACCACCCTGAGCGACGAGTACCGGGTCGCCGCCGAGGTCTTCGGCCTGGACCGGCGGGCACTGGCGGCGCTGGCCCGCAACGCCGTCAACGCCTCCTGCCTGGACCCGGCGGGCAAGCGGGCGATCCTCGACGAGATCGACGCGCTGGACGGGGCCGGCTCCTGACCCGCCCCGGGGGGCTGAGGGGGGCGGGAACAGCGGTTGCCGCCGAGAAGGATGACGTCGACGGCGAGCCGGTGCCGCGTGGTGGTGGGGGCGCCGGCGGCGCCGCAGCAGGGCTGCTGCCGCACGCGGTCAGGCCTGCCGACGCGGCGGCGGACGCCGACCAGTACCGGCCGGCGGCCCGGGTGTCGTGTGCTCCCGTCCGGCCTGGTGCAATAACGGCCATGACGATCGTCCGCTCTCTGCTGTTGTTCGCCCTGGCCGCGCTGTTCGAGATCGGTGGCGCCTGGCTGGTCTGGCAAGGCGTGCGCGAGCAGCGCGGCCTGGTCTGGATCGGCGGGGGCGTGATCGCGTTGGGCCTGTACGGGTTCGTCGCGACCTTCCAGAGCGACCCGAACTTCGGCCGCGTGCTGGCCGCTTACGGCGGTGTGTTCGTGGCCGGCTCCCTGGTGTGGGGCATGGTCGCCGACGGCTTCCGGCCCGATCGCTGGGACGTGCTCGGGGCGCTGATCTGCCTGGCCGGAGTCTTGACGATCATGTATGCGCCGCGGGGCTGATGTCCTTGGCCCATGAAGGTGAGCAAGCAGCCGCACAGCTCCGGCGCGGTCGCCCAGCTCCACATCCGGACGCCCCGAACGATGACGACGGCGAAGAGGAGCAGGGCGACCTTGGGGCCAATGGGCACAGCGGTGGACTCTCCCCCCGTGGGAGAGTCCATCATGATGGCGTGCAAGACGGACTTCTCACCATCGGGCGCTCCGCCCGCCTGTGCCGACTCGGCGCCAAGCGGCTACCGCACCACGACGAGACGGGGCTGTCGGCTCCAGCTCGTGTGGACGCCGGCTCCGGCTACCGCTGTCACGCGCCTGAACAGGCACGTGATGCCCTGACCTTCGCCCAGCCGCCGGCCTACCGCGCGCTCTCCGCCGCCGTCCACGAGTGCGGACCGCGCCCGCAAGCGCCCGTACGTGAGGCCTGTCTCGTCGGGCCGGCAGCGGCACCGCGAGAAGAAGCGATGACCCGGCTGATCATCCCCGTCCAGGAGAGCATGGCATGACCACGGTGAAAGACGTCGACGCCCGCGGCATGCAGCACTGCGAGACGACGGCTCTGGGGGTGCTGCTGCGGCACCAAGGACTCGATCTGTCCGAGCCCATGCTCTTCGGCCTCGGCTCCGGTCTGTCCTTCATCTACTGGGACGGCAAGAACATGGACTTCCCCTTCCTCGGGGGACGGGTCAAGCCTTTCGACCTCACCAGGAACCTGGCCACCAGACTCGGGCTGGAACTCCTGGTCCAGGAGACCACTTCCCCCCGCAGGGCATGGGAGAACGTGACAGCCCCCATCGACGCCGGCCGCCCCGTCGGACTGCAGCTCGACAGCTACCACCTGGATTACTTCGGGTCGAAGGTGCACTTCGGCGGTCATGTCGTCGCCATGTACGGCTATGACGACCACGACGCCTACCTGGTGGACACCGCCCAGCAGGGCGGAGCGGTGTCCACCAGCCTGACCAGCATCGCCCAGGCCAGGGCCGCGCGCGGCCCGATGACCGCCAAGCACCGGTCCTTCACCCTCACCGTTCCGAGGAGCCTGCCCTCCCCGCGGGACCGGATCATTCCCGCCATCACCGCCTGTGCCGACGCTTTCCTCAACCCGCCCATCGCCAACCTGGGTCACCGTGGCATCGAGCGGGCCGGGAAGCTGGTACGCACCTGGCTCCAGCGGACCGACAACCCGCGACGGGACCTGCCTCAGGCCGCCCTCCTGATGGAGAAGGCCGGCACCGGCGGCGCCCTGTTCCGTAATCTCTACCGCGACTTCCTCGCCGACTGCACCCAACTGCTCGACAGCAGCCACCTGCGCACCGGCCACGGGCTGTACGCCGAGGCGGCCACCCTGTGGACGGGAGCCGCAGCATTGATCACAGAAGCCGGCGAATCAGGCGAGGCGCAGTATCTCGCGCAGGCGGGCACCGTCCTGTGCGATCTTTCACGCATAGAGCGCGAGGCCATGCAGGCGCTGAGCCGCCTGCGGGAGTGAGACACCGAGCGGATCCAGCTCTGACGGTCCTCAAAGACCTTCACTATCGGAAGAGCTCTCTTCGCGCAGCTCCTGGCCCGCTCCGAGCATCGACGGCCCCGAGGGGGCGGGGATCATTTCCGGCACCCTCCTGGCGTCACGCGACGCCGGGGGAGTTCGAAGCCCTGCTCCGTTCGACACCAGCCCGACGGACCCCGTCGGAATCAACCGTCGAGGTGGTATGCCCCCGGTCCCCATCGAAGCCGGGGCGATTCACCCCTGCTGGGTATCGGGCCGCCGACGCGCCATGAGAACTCCCCCGAGCGTGCTCTCGGCTGAGCTCAGAGTCATCTGCGCCTCGACCGTGAAGCCGGCGTCGTTGAGCCAGGCGGCCACTTGGTCAGGCCGGCGGCGATGAACGTAGACCCTCATCGGATGCTCCCCGTAGCCTTTGGTGATCAATCGGGACTCATCGCCCACGTGGAAGCCGAGCAGCAGTGGACCGTCGGGCCGCAACACTCGCTGGAAGTGCGTGAAGACCGCGCCGATCTCGTCGTCGGGAACGTGGATCAGCGAGTACCAGGCGACCAGACCGGCCATCGAGGCGTCGGCGAGTTCGAGGTCCGTCATGGAACCGACCTCGAACCGCAGGCCGGGGTGATCGCGCCGAGCTACCTCGACCATCGCGGGCGA
Coding sequences:
- a CDS encoding amidohydrolase, with the protein product MSDILFRGGRAFLAADAFAEAVLVRDGRIAAVGTEADVVRRAAPGHETVDLGGGLLTPGFTDSHMHPVQAGLERAKCDLAEVYGLPEYLERIAAYAGANPGHEWIDGGGWDMAAFPGGLPHRSQLDSVDRPVYLIQRDHHAAWVNTRALELAGITRDTPDPADGRIERDADGTPSGVLHEGAMDLVGLLTPRPTARDLSEALLSAQAHLFSQGITGWQDAIVGSYAGSDDQLPTYIAAAASGRLKARVVGALWWDRTRGAEQIPELIERRRSAEGLERFRATSVKIMQDGITENFTAAVIEPYCRCGGTGLSYVDPALLKDYVAELDRHGFQVHFHAIGERAVREALDSFEGTDPANRHHIAHLQIIEPSDVPRFAALGVTANLQPLWATHHAQMDELTIPFLGDERSAWQYPFADLLKAGTRFCAGSDWPVSNADPIQGMHVAVNRTEPGSSVHADYPTAQTPFLPGQSLDLATALTAYTAGSAWINHDDDAGTITPGNRADLVVLDRDPFTEPAADIWRTEVAMTFVGGEQVYRR
- a CDS encoding NAD(P)/FAD-dependent oxidoreductase, which gives rise to MSTRVPRSGDFVNGDVSFWYRSLGIPTAGAPLDGDRDADVVIVGAGYTGLWTAYYLKKASPSLRVLVLEKEFAGYGASGRNGGWLVGELAGTPERYARTHGTDAAKRLQRVMFEAIDEVIAVAKDENIDADIVKGGVTTVATNAAQDRRLRRLLAHERHWGWTEEDVRLLDPAERESRLRVDGAVSAIWSPHCARIQPAKLARGLARAVRDLGVEIFERTPVTEIAPREARTPYGTVRADHVIRATEGFTAELKQYHRTWLPMNSSMIVTEPLGELWDAIGWEGCELLGDMAHYYMYAQRTADGRIAFGGRGKPYLYGSRVDDRGHTHEWTVEALWELLTGMFPAVRASKVAHAWSGVLGVPRDWCATVHLDRATGIGWAGGYTGHGVTTANLAGRTLRDLILREDTELTALPWVDRKVRGWEVEPLRWIGVHAMYDLYRRADAREKAGLGRTSVLASVADSITGR
- a CDS encoding GNAT family N-acetyltransferase; translation: MGFLRIRTTVDERPGRLASLAAALAEKGGNILGLSVQSDADGTVDEFVAEIPAGPEAVREALEAAGGRQVKVVAATAHQLTDEPTRALLLASRLRAMPWRLPELLGELLRADDSRWVYGADMSDLPDPTLLTVPVAPRRAIRLRRAELPFTLTEAARAAAFVRLAQPPPHRPAGTERAVKLSDGTRTQIRPLTRLYREAVRDLHDRCSPEARRFRYFTSMPVLPPRVFDRLCDRTRGHSLVAGHDGQVIALANLMFTPDPGIAEMAFLVEDRWQGRGLGSALARMIVAEARDLGFAEVRATLLSDNARMRRLLVSLGATLGHTEDPGVVEARLAVGVMATASPS
- the add gene encoding adenosine deaminase, translated to MMIDAFIDLLPKVELHVHLIGSASVPTVLELSRRHPGSRVPTVEEELRDFYAFRDFPHFAEVYGAVNALVREPEDVETLVVGLAGDLAAQNARYVELTVTPYAHHVVGMPMRAVTEALDLAARRAAAEHGVRVGYIFDIPGEYGAEAARVTLDHALQEPPRELVGFGLAGIEQKRPPYRDAFRDAFRAATAAGLRSLPHAGEMTGPETIWEVLDGLGAERIGHGIACLDDPRLVAHLRDTQIPLEVCPTSNVCTGQVAHIKDHPLPRMLEEGLYVTLNSDDPPMFATTLSDEYRVAAEVFGLDRRALAALARNAVNASCLDPAGKRAILDEIDALDGAGS
- a CDS encoding YnfA family protein; its protein translation is MTIVRSLLLFALAALFEIGGAWLVWQGVREQRGLVWIGGGVIALGLYGFVATFQSDPNFGRVLAAYGGVFVAGSLVWGMVADGFRPDRWDVLGALICLAGVLTIMYAPRG
- a CDS encoding BtrH N-terminal domain-containing protein, with the translated sequence MTTVKDVDARGMQHCETTALGVLLRHQGLDLSEPMLFGLGSGLSFIYWDGKNMDFPFLGGRVKPFDLTRNLATRLGLELLVQETTSPRRAWENVTAPIDAGRPVGLQLDSYHLDYFGSKVHFGGHVVAMYGYDDHDAYLVDTAQQGGAVSTSLTSIAQARAARGPMTAKHRSFTLTVPRSLPSPRDRIIPAITACADAFLNPPIANLGHRGIERAGKLVRTWLQRTDNPRRDLPQAALLMEKAGTGGALFRNLYRDFLADCTQLLDSSHLRTGHGLYAEAATLWTGAAALITEAGESGEAQYLAQAGTVLCDLSRIEREAMQALSRLRE
- a CDS encoding class I SAM-dependent DNA methyltransferase; this encodes MITEGWLADTRASYDTVAASYADRVRDLLDQTPYERAFLALFADLVRTAGRGPVADVGCGSGRITAYLQKLGVDAFGIDLSPAMVEVARRDHPGLRFEVGSMTDLELADASMAGLVAWYSLIHVPDDEIGAVFTHFQRVLRPDGPLLLGFHVGDESRLITKGYGEHPMRVYVHRRRPDQVAAWLNDAGFTVEAQMTLSSAESTLGGVLMARRRPDTQQG